The genomic segment CTTTGCCCCTCCTCATTTTTCTGGGACTGCCACCCAATATGGCCAATGGGACCAATCGCATGGCCATTCTGATGCAGAACACATTTGCAGTTGGACGCTTTGTCAAGAAGAAGG from the Candidatus Neomarinimicrobiota bacterium genome contains:
- a CDS encoding TSUP family transporter, whose protein sequence is MLENLTLLNLAAVLLIGASAGFINVLAGGGSFLTLPLLIFLGLPPNMANGTNRMAILMQNTFAVGRFVKKK